CTTTAAGTAAGCCATCTTCTCTCCATTCCATCTGCGCAGGACTGTGCCTAGTTTTGCACCATAGTTGAATTCTGTCACACGGCCATTTCCAAAGTACTCCTCGCTTTTAATTGGCTCACCACCCAGATCAATTACCTAGTGGAAATATagggaaaatatcattttaaataagaactttaaagatttttcaccaagttaacattatataaaaaatggCTTGAAACTATTTATATTGTTTGAAATACccaaaaaagattctttttctgtGCTAAATTATATGCTACAATATTAAAACTAACATGATAACAAGGTGACCTGTTGTCCTCTGAGAATGTGGACCTAATTTTACTCTTGCACATAAACGATAATAACAATGACTCGCATTTCTATAGCACTTGAGATCTGGTTCACAACAATTCTAAGTGCTTGACAAATATTAACTTACTAACATTTAGACAAAGACATAACTATGATCATATCTCTTTTCTTCACATGAAAAGACAATGTCGCAGAGAGAGGTTAATCAATTTGTCTAAGTGAACACAGCGAATAGTGCTATAGGCAAGATTAAAACTCAGATAGGCTGGCTCAAGAAAACCACTATCATATTATCTGCCTTTTGTAATGGTCTCTGGGGAGACGGTAAATGACACAGATGTTTGTAGCCTAAATAAATTCTCTGCACTTCCATAAAATCTCTTGTGATAAAGAGTTAGATGTTAGAGACTGTCTCAATAAAATAGGGTTCAAGAAAACTCTTCCATATAAATGAGCCAGCCATTAAAGAACAGAAGTTGTATTCATTAAATCTATCACTTATTTTCTAATGAACTAAAAGATCTTATTTCATATACCCATGAAATGTAGATATATACAGGTATTAATGTACCTCCTGGAAAATGAAAGGTTTACTTCCTTCAGAGAACCACTGTGTATTTAGATTATGCAGTTTATCCAAAACGGCCTTGATGTCTCCAGGCCACATGTGCTTAGAAGCATCAATTCTGAACCCCGCTACACCAATGTCGATGAGGCGGTTCATATATTCAGCAATCGTGGAACGCACATAGTCTTTCTCCAGCGCAAGATCAAGAAGACCAACCAGACGACAATCTCGGACCTATTAAGGTAAAAATTTTGTGACTGATACACAAAACATCGCCTCTACCTGATAATCCATTTgataatgcattcatttattcattaacagATATTTCGGTAGTGTCTTCTTTGCATTGGAAACTGGAGATGCTGACATACCTTTGAAACATTTTCTAGTATAAAAATGGAGTATGGAGGAAATAAAGTAGACGAGTTTTTTGACTGGAACAaattaaatgggggaaaatgcTTTAAATCTTGATCTgcgtttcttatttttttttaagattttattgatttattggacagagagagacacagcgagagagggcacaccagcagggggtgggggagagggagaagcaggctttgctctgagcagggaacccaatgcagggctccatcccaggaccctggcatcatgacctgagactaaggcagatgctcaaccactgagccacccaggcgcccctgtgtttcttattttcaaatagtcAAACTTGGAATCCTCTTTTCCTAAGGAATCCAGGccagtatttaaaaatgaagatcaaTAAACTACATGTAGATAATTAAACACAGATAGCTCTTTATCCAGAtcactgtgggttttttcctttaattaccTGATAAGGATCATTATAGCTCTCAATGTCTCCACTTCCAGTTTTACATTTACCATCATTAAAATCCCAACCAGAGTATGGGACTGCTGGAAAATCTCTACTTCCAGGGTTGAAGTAGCTTCCACAAGTACTGCTCGTTCCTGCACTCGCAGCATTCCCACACATATGATTAATGACAGCATCCACATAAATACGGACctgaaaaacaaagtttctatTTCAGTTGGACTTATAGAGAGGTAGAAATCTATCTAGTATTATTGACTAAAGTTTCTGGTATGTTAATCGCACTCCAAAATaggtctttgttattttttaacttatcttCCTAATAAACCAAAAGGCAAGCGTGAAGGGAAATCAATGTGAACTGAATACCTATCTGCATTCTACCGTCTTGGTAAAATACTTACCTATCTGATAAACTGATAGAACGAAAACTACCATAACTATGAAAAAATGCAAACAGTCTTTTTTGCGGGGAGGTAAGAATCAGCTAAGACAGGAGAGCGTAGTGGTCTTTGAAATTTCCATGCATCCTCCTAAGAAAGAAGCAGCAAGTCTCTATTATCTACTTAGCATCCGAAGGTAAATATTGTCTCTCATGCTCCCCCTCAGAAAGAATATAACGATTTACCATCAAAAACCCCTACGTGAAAGAGGACCCGGAAATGACAGGTGAAGTTACAAGTCACATCAAAATTACAGCAAATATTGCAACTGGCATTTCCAATTCCTAACTAGAAAGGGATTCCCCAGAAATGTGTATAGTTATAGGCCTGAAAGCTGATACTTGCTTTATAAACAAGTTCGGCTTTAAACTGGGACTTAAATTTCTTTAGTAGACAAATAGCACATACACAGGAATTTGCACAGCTGAACATAAGGTAATAACTAAGTGTTAGTTATAGCTTAAgtgtaaagtgaaataaaaaataaccacgGAACACCTTCTGCTCCAAAggaacgggagagaggagagagagattattttcctgattatttcttAAAGGAAACTTTAATGCACTTACACCAACGTTGTTACATCGAGTCACCATGTTTTTGAATTCATCTTCATTTCCGGATCTTGTGCATAACTTGTAGCTAATTGGTTGGTACCTTTCCCACCAAGGTCTAAAAGGGTTATTAACCACAAGATTTTCATTGGGTGGAGAGATCTACCAATAAAAAATCATAGTAAGTATCAAATTATGGGTTACTTTATATCACTGGATACTCTAGAAACTAACcaataatctaaaataatttcGGAATCTTTGCATATACAGCTACATCTTtagcaacaaatgaaaatattaacagcatATTGGAAACGTCCTGCTGAAGAAAGCTTatatcagaaacaaaacataaagctGCCAACAATCCTAAACTTTTTTCTTCCTCGGTAAAATGTTCCAGCTTTACCGATACATATCACAATACCATATACTACAAGGATAGCAAACTGCAATTTCTACTATGAACAATACCCACCTGAACCCCTCCAAATCCTTTTGGAGCTAAGTATCGCTCACATTCAAGAGCAATGTCAACCCAGCGCCACTCGAACAGATGGACGATAGATGTCCGTCCAGGTTTGGTATTTGGGTCATACTGAGCCCAGCAGAACCCAATGACGGAAAGCAATAGAAAGAACTTCATTTTGCTTTGAAGTTGCCAGCATTCTTTCCAGCCACTATTTATCCTCCTGtaagaaacacattttcctaAGTAAATGTTAACATGAATAAATACGTAGGGCGTAAACTGTTTATTCATAATCAGAAAAGGACTATCAATAGTAATATTAACAGGTGAAGAATATCTATAAACAACCTGCCAGGAAAACAATCTCCATGACCTTTTAGAACTTAATGTTTTCCTTATGGAGGGAATATGAACCTTTTTAAACATCTGGCAGTTTATATGCAAAGAATCCTTAATCGTGTATTATTTAATTAGCattagggtttatttctgaagTCCTTCACTGATAGAAGGAAAATCACAATCAGAGCCAACGGAATTTTTAGTCAAAACATTGCCTTGACCATCTATTTGCAAACTTTATAGTGTTtcaatttcaaaaaggaaaaggatactCAATTCAGTTCTATTTTTACACCACCAGTcctaatttttagttatttaagttCCTACATTAAGATTTAAGAAACCATTTGGAAGTTGAATGCCCATGAATTGAAGAAACAGACCCTTTTCCCACCTCCATCAAATCATGTGCTTAGTGCAAAGGCGATAGCAGtagagtgttttggttttttctccttttagctaAATATCTCCCCTACGCAATAGGACACTAAATTGATGAATTCAATCCCATTTCCGTCTGAATGTAAGTAAAAACCTATAAAAGAGAATACTAGTACAGGTGGGGAAAACGTAATCCATTAACCCGACAAGCATGAACTGAATGCTGCTCTTTGCTAAGCATGTGATGTATTCAGGATACAGTGATGAATAAAACAGGATTCTtactctcaaggagcttacattctattgtggaaagaaaatataggatTGCACAACATCActgaccatcagggaaatacaaatcaaaactataattaGATACCACGTCACACctatcacaatggctaaaattaacaacacaagaaacaacaggtgttggcagaggcggagaaaggggaaccctcttacactgttggtggaaataaaaacaggtgCAACTACTgtaggaaaacagtatggaggttcctcaaaaagttaaaaataggactaccctatgatccagcaacttcGCTAGTAGGTATTCACCCAAACGATACacaaatacagattcaaaggggtaaaTGAACCCCTTTGctgatagcagcattatcaacaatagccaaactatggaaaaagcccaaatgtccatcgactgatgaatggatagagaagtactatatgtgtgtgtgtgtgtgtgtgtgtgtgtgtgtccatacacacacacaatgtaatgttagccataaaaaagaatgaaatcttgccatttgcaacaacgtggatggaactagaatgggttatgctaagtgaaataagtcaagcagagaaagacaattatcatatggtttcactcctatgtggaacataaggaacaacgtggaggaccacaagggaagggaaggaaaactgaatgggaagaaatcagagagggagacaaagcatgagagactctggactcaggaaacaaaaagggttaaagaagggaggagggtggggggatggggtaacccagtgatgggtattaaggtgggcacatattatgatgagcactgggtgttatatacaactaatgaatcattgaacactacatcaaaaactagtgaggtactatatgttggctaactgaacagaataaaaaagagtaaaaataaaataagataaaaacagaaagagaggaaaaccataagGGACTATAtagttaagagaacaaactgagggttgctggtggggaagtgggtgggggatgggctagatgggtgatgggttttCAAGAGAACACTTGttaggatgagcactgggtgttatatgtaagtgatgaatcactaaattctgctcctgaaaccagtactacactatatgttaattaagttgaatttaaacaaaagttaaaaaaacctgaaatcttgccacttgtaacaacatggatggacctagagtttattaagctaagcaaagtaagtcagtcagagaaagacaactatcatatgatttcactcatatgtggaatttaagaactaaaacaggtggctcagtccattaagcatctgccttccattcaggtcatgattccagggtccagggatggagtcttgcattgggctccctactccacggggagtctgcttgtccctgtccctctgcccctcacctgtgcttgtgctctctccagctctgcactctctctctcaaataaattaattaactaaatcgttaaaaataaaatttaaaaaaagaaataaaacagatgaccatacggaagggggaaaaaagagcagagacggaaacaaaccataagagactgttcaCATTACAGAGCAaagtgagggtggagggaggtgggtgtgggatggCCTAgatggatgatgggcattaaggagggcacttgtcataatgagcactgggtgttgtatgtaagtgatgaaccactgaattctactcctgaaaccaatattgcactatatgttcactaactagaatttatataaaaatttaggaaaaggaaaagaaaggggaaaaaaagaaaatatatgagtaaataataataataaaacaactgaAGATGTCAATAAGAACTAGTATGAATTAACAGTAACAAAATGGAAAGTGACTTCGTCATCAAGGTATTTTAAACTGGAGAGTCGGAAGATTTCTCTGTGGAAATGATTTTCAGCTAGGATTAGAAGCAGGCAGTCATGGTGaagatgagagaaagagcaatCTAGAGGAAAGGACAACAGATAAagcccaaggaaagaaaaaactgaagtgacatttaaaaaaaaacaaaaaacaaaaacaatgtagcTAAACAATGTGTAATGAAGGGAAGGGTAAAATGATGCGAAGTCTATTAGGCCAGAACATGTAGGAGGGACCTTGTAGAATATAATGAGAGAGGCTCTGAGTCTGTAAAAAGCAGACCTAAGAAACTTTGgtatactttaaaagaaaatcagtcttGCTGCCATGAAGATATTGGATTATGTGAAGACAAGAGTAGAGGTAAGATCAGCTAGACTTTTAGGTGGTCTAggaaagaggtgaggggcttggactaAGGACACGGACAGGATataattcagagacagaaaggcaATAGGTTTATAGACAGATGAGAGCTGaggaatgagggaaagaaaaaaattacagaaaggtATTTGGTGATACCATTCATTAAGATGAGGAAAAACAAGGAAGTACCAGTTTTAGGGAAGGTTACGTAGAACACTGTGGTCCATAATTATTCCTCTATCAACCCTAATGCTCTCCTTTGTTCCTTCTTCTAACCCACCATGTAAACACAATTTGTCCTACTTTCTTAGTCAGTTCAAGTTGTTAAAACAAGATTATCATCGACTGGGTggattaaacaacaaatatttatttctcatagatctggaggctgggaagcctgaAATCAAAAGATCGGcagttcagtgtctggtgagagcctccTTCCAGGTCCACAAATAGCCATTTTCTCCTGTATCTTTCTATCGTGGAGAACAGAGAGAGCTccagtctctttctcttcctataaggacactgatcccatcatggggctccactctcatgacttcatctaaaacTCATTACTTCTCAGAGGCCCCACAGCCTTATACTATTGCACTGGGAGTTAGGGTTCCAACAtgtaaatttggggggaaacaaGACACAAATGTGCAGGCCCTAAGACTTATCCATCGCAAAACTAAAATTCCCTCATATTTCAGAAGCAATTTCATTGCTCCAtgattttccaagtattttccttctttctaggaTCACCTTCCAATATCCTTGTGTATCTAGTAATTATTCTTCCTTCCAAATGCAGTTGAACCAACATCTTTTGCAGCTTATCCTGATATTCCCAGGCATAGTTAATAACTCCTCTGTATGATAGCTTTTTAACATATATGACATTATTAAgctatatttgatttatattgtGAATGTATTATAAATAACTAAGTATTTACATGTCCCGTCATTCTGTACCAAACTTCTTAAAGGTAGACTTCCTATTTAATATTCGTAGAAACTAGCAAAACAAATAGCATAATAGCTTATGTGATCAATAAATTGTTGTAACATAAGACTCTAAACtccagggacagctgggtggctcagtcggttaagcgtcagcctttgtcatgattccaaggtcctgagatcaagtcccacaatgggctccttgcttagcagggagcctgcttctccctttacctctgaccctcctcctgattgtgctctcactctctctctctgtcaaaataaataaataaaatcttaaaaaaaaaaaaagactctaaatCCAGGCACTGTAGAAGGCATTGGCAAACTTGGGTTACGTCTTCAATGATTTTTCGAAGTAAACAAACACTGTCAGAAATTATATGAATCTAATCTTTGTAAAACTTTTGTACACATGAACGAAATAAAGCCAGACAATCTGAAAAAATTGTCCAGGCTCATACGCTAAATAGAGCCTGTGATTTGATAACAGGTCCTACCACAAATCAACATTCTCTGTAATACACTGatattcattataaaattctagaggagtaatgtccaatatggtagccacagGCAATATTTGGCTACTGAGATCCTGAAATAGTAGTCTGATCAGAGATGTGCTATAAGTGTAAATTATACTACAAATTTTGaagaattagtttaaaaaattaatgtaaaaataattttatgtcgtttatgtcaaaataatattttgtgatgcATTAGgctaaataaaattaacataattgCCCTAGTTTCTTTTGacctcttttttttcaaatatttaatttatttatttcagacagagagcaagagagagatagagagagagcacgagcaagggggagcggcagagggagaagcaggctccctgccaagcaggtaGCTTGAACGGGGagcaggattcaatcccaggaccttgagatcatgacctgagccaaaggcagacgcttaatcaattGAGGTACCAGGCACCCCTTGACCTCTTTTAGTATGGctgctaaaaatttttaaattacatatgtggttttcattatatttctactggGCAGTATCATTCTAGAGATAAtgttaagtcagagaaaggacaCATCCATACACAAATGCAAGTAACAATGATAAAATGAAGAACATGATTACTAGTTTAAGAAAGATATGAGTAAAGTGCTTCAGGATTTCACTGATAGAAAACATAATTTGTGCTGGATGGGAACAGAGGAAGATACAGTCAATTCGAAGAATAGGTTTGACTTTCAAAGAGATAAGGTGAAATAACTTTTAcataaagaaaagggggagggtggtagctcagtgggttaagtgtctgccttcagctcaggtcacaatgtcagggtcctgggatcacactGCATCAGTTCcctactcagtagggagtctgcttctccctctccctctgccaccccacctcatgcgtgcactctctctttctctctcaaataaataaataaaagctttaaaagaaNNNNNNNNNNNNNNNNNNNNNNNNNNNNNNNNNNNNNNNNNNNNNNNNNNNNNNNNNNNNNNNNNNNNNNNNNNNNNNNNNNNNNNNNNNNNNNNNNNNNNNNNNNNNNNNNNNNNNNNNNNNNNNNNNNNNNNNNNNNNNNNNNNNNNNNNNNNNNNNNNNNNNNNNNNNNNNNNNNNNNNNNNNNNNNNNNNNNNNNNTAGGTAATGGTTCAAATGAAATCTTGTGTGTGTGGATTTCCAATTTTCCTGCcaccatttattggaaagactatcctttcccacTGAGTGGTCTTGGCATCATCCTTGTCAAAGAATTATTTGATGAGGGGCGCGAgggtggcagagtcagttaagcctatgactcctggttttgactcaggttgtgggatcgagccctgtatcaggctccatgttaagcgaggagtctacttgggattctctctctctcccttggcctccTGCTCGTActtgctcgctccctctctcgaataaataaaattaataaatcttaaaaagaaaagaaaaagaatcatttgaccatatatgagAGGATACATTCCTGGATATTATTCTATTCCATGGATTTATATgcctatctttatgccagtatcacaatgttttgattactgtaggcttttttttttttttaagattttatttatttatgtgacagagagacagccagagagagagggaacacaagcagggggagtgggagaggaagaagcaggctcccagcggaggagcccgatgtgggactcgatcccggaacgccgggatcacgccctgagccgaaggcagacgcttaacgactgcgctacccaggcgcccctgattactgTAGGCTTTTAATAGGTTTGAAACCAGAGGTGAGTCCCctagttttgttgttctttctcaagattgttttggctattcagggtcccttgagatACGAAGTTtaggatagaatttttttttttttttttttaggtctgtgAGAtgttgatagagattgcattgaagctgtagattactttgggtgtaCTGACATTTTGATACTACTAAGTATTCTCTCCCAAGAAAACAGTAATGCTtcaatttatttatgtctttaacaTCTTTCAGTAAGGTTTAATAGTTTTCACCGTACACATTTTCCACCTTGTGGTAGATTCCTAAGTATTGTATCCTTTTtcgtgctattataaatggaattttttcacAATCTCCGTTTCAGATTGTtcattagtgtacagaaatgcaactgatttttgcatggtGCCTTTGTATCCTattactttgctgaattcatttattctgacaagttttttttagtggaatcttAACTGCATAGACAGTGACACACAGAGAGTGATAGAGacatggatgaatagatggatcaACTGatcaattattctttaaaaaccttCAGAGATTTATCACTCTACCAGGATTTGCTACTTCCTTTACTTTATCTCAAGAAagtcttgttcttttattatgttacatcCCCACTTaccttcattaatttttaatggaaCAAAAAATCCATACGTCTACATCAACTTAAAgacattacaaagagaaaaacagagagagaaagtagaagatTCCTATGAGTTCCATATAATTAAGACTCATACCTTGCataatttaagtttattttattttttgacttattAACTGTAGAAGGGCTTTCAAACAGTTGAAGTCACTCAAATGCTATAACTTTGTATGGGAATCGTTAAATCAGCTCTCCCGAACTCTTAGAAACACTTGATggaagaaatacacaaatacatgctGGGAAATTTGGTGTTGATGGCAACAAACATATTTGTTAAGATGCCTCTCTGAATTCTTAGAAATTCCATTGACACATGACAAGACATCAtgagcctttaaaaatataacatgacGATAATCGTAACGAACTTATACTTACATAATTACATgtgatttttatgcttttctgagtttttcaAGTTGATTGCTTCTAGCTTTTACCAAAAATTCATGAATtataggaaaacacacacacacacacacacacacggaaagaAATACACTTGGCTATTTCTCTGAGTAtgcgtatttatttatttcaaattttacaaCTTAGATTCAGCATGAATTGCAATGAACGGATCTTCAGCAGAGTTACTAATGGAAAAATGAGCATTTCCATCCCCAGAAACATAGATTTTGATTCCCGTACAATTGCCGTCAATTTTGTCTCCAGAAATGACATCACAATATGTGCCGGCAGGAAGACCAGTTTGCAAAGTTGAAGATAACGccctgtaaaataaaatttaagatttaactTGAATTCATCACAATTAAAAGCAAGAATTCAGACTATCTCTAAAAGCTTCACTTTGTGTTGTAGAGCCCTAAGCAGTCAAGGTCTCAGTGAGAAGCAAATGCAGAGACCTCTCCAGTAGATGTGAACAGTTTTCCAAGACTGAAAGTAATCTTACAGTAGACTTAGCGATTCCCTATTCAGCCATGAATATTATCACGAAATTATGGCTGAGGGACTATTAGTGAAGATTTGGGTGAATTGTCACCCTTAGATAAAAGTACTTCCTGtggtaaacaaatattttaaatatgtcctCATCTAAACTTAAGAAAACACGAATTACTTTCAatcatttaaatttgattattactGCGAAAATCTTTTTCACAAGAGGAGAAAGTGAATTTGGGCTGGAGATAAAAATAATCCAGTATTTTTATGAACAAGTGTATGGTTTGAAATATAAAGCTGtctcataaatttattttccttcccccatccaaaagacagaaattaaaggACTAGCCATAGCTTCTTTTGGCAAGAAAGAGatatatttgttttccctttttgtcaGCAAAATATAATGTAGGCTAAAATGAGCTAAGCATGGGTGAAAGTAGGCCTTGGAACTGAGACATTTCAACTGCTTGTGAAGACATCTTGTAAGCCATAGTTCTCTATACTAGGGAATCAATACACTCGAGGCAGACGATGGAAGCATAAGCAAAGGAAAGTAAGAAGAAGTCTCAGAACTAAAACTTGAAAATCTCCCGAGGTGAATCACTGACCAACCGTAAGACACATGTTCTTTATACATatgctttgaaaatatatctactggggcgcctgggcggcatagcggttaagcgtctgccttcggctcagggcgtgatcccggcgttctgggattgagccccacatcaggctcttccgctatgagcctgcttcttcctctcccactccccctgcttgtgttccctctctcgctggctgtctctatctctgtcgaataaataaataaaatctttaaaatatatatatatatatatatatatctactatTTGCCAGAGAGACGGGGGAGtgaaaaaagaagaccaaaaaacCAGATAGATGAATACTCgcaaaaaagagttaaaaagacaTCAGTATTGAGgcaatatttttccattatttaaaaagggaaggggagCTGTAAGCCTTGTTCTTCTAGTGATTTCACAACCTTTATATTAACTACTCTGTGTATTTGGGGTGGGGTGTATATGTGAGCCTATATGGGTGCCTCATATCTGCCCATGATAGGCAAGGATGCACATGAAATAACTCTACTTAGAACAGAAAGCCCTtataaagaaatcagaa
The nucleotide sequence above comes from Ursus arctos isolate Adak ecotype North America unplaced genomic scaffold, UrsArc2.0 scaffold_12, whole genome shotgun sequence. Encoded proteins:
- the LOC125281766 gene encoding pancreatic alpha-amylase-like, with product MKFFLLLSVIGFCWAQYDPNTKPGRTSIVHLFEWRWVDIALECERYLAPKGFGGVQISPPNENLVVNNPFRPWWERYQPISYKLCTRSGNEDEFKNMVTRCNNVGVRIYVDAVINHMCGNAASAGTSSTCGSYFNPGSRDFPAVPYSGWDFNDGKCKTGSGDIESYNDPYQVRDCRLVGLLDLALEKDYVRSTIAEYMNRLIDIGVAGFRIDASKHMWPGDIKAVLDKLHNLNTQWFSEGSKPFIFQEVIDLGGEPIKSEEYFGNGRVTEFNYGAKLGTVLRRWNGEKMAYLKNWGEGWGFMPSDRALVFVDNHDNQRGHGAGGASILTFWDARLYKMGVGFMLAHPYGFTRVMSSFRWSRYFQNGVDVNDWIGPPNNNGVIKEVTINPDTTCGNDWVCEHRWRQIRNMVAFRNVVDGQPFTNWWDNGSNQVAFGRGNRGFIVFNNDDWALSSTLQTGLPAGTYCDVISGDKIDGNCTGIKIYVSGDGNAHFSISNSAEDPFIAIHAESKL